One Papaver somniferum cultivar HN1 chromosome 10, ASM357369v1, whole genome shotgun sequence genomic window carries:
- the LOC113316138 gene encoding F-box protein At4g00893-like: MGVLEHQYGSASSSSKSGSIPRRQPLLLLHEELLDDAKQVMYDPIEGSVSPCKLPELESPVQCIASAYGWLLLLSRKSRCFFFFNPFTHSRINLPYPKFMINSAVFTDPPTSSSCVIYIFYTICLDGSFYRLEIDDLKKENPKWIYWAKTILPVKQAIYSYGHVYCIDSLGKFGHYDIGTRTWTARVVTNMFTILRNAYLVASGGEIFAVTRDPGGEFTGVFKLKFKENDKKGVRLEKVTSLGNFTFFAGPCGSFSTFVKGMENEVCIANYKGDQKCAIYNVEDASKKIVLDVPEYGVDYTPVWILKH, translated from the coding sequence ATGGGCGTTCTCGAGCATCAATATGGTAGTGCAAGCTCCAGTTCAAAGTCGGGCTCTATACCGAGAAGGCAACCATTGTTGTTACTCCACGAAGAATTACTGGACGACGCTAAACAAGTTATGTACGATCCTATTGAAGGAAGCGTTAGTCCTTGCAAGTTACCTGAACTAGAATCCCCAGTACAATGTATAGCATCTGCATATGGTTGGTTACTGCTTTTATCAAGGAAAAGTCggtgttttttcttcttcaacccgTTTACGCATTCAAGAATCAATCTTCCATACCCGAAATTTATGATCAACTCTGCAGTGTTCACTGATCCACCTACATCATCAAGTTGTGTTATTTACATCTTTTATACGATATGTCTAGATGGAAGTTTCTACCGTTTAGAAATTGATGATTTAAAGAAGGAGAATCCAAAGTGGATTTACTGGGCAAAAACTATTCTTCCAGTCAAGCAAGCTATATACAGTTACGGCCATGTGTATTGTATTGATTCACTAGGAAAGTTTGGGCATTATGACATCGGTACCCGCACTTGGACTGCAAGAGTAGTAACGAACATGTTTACAATTCTTCGGAATGCGTATTTAGTGGCATCTGGTGGAGAAATTTTTGCAGTAACAAGAGATCCGGGTGGTGAATTTACTGGAGTTTTCAAGCTGAAGTTCAAGGAGAACGATAAGAAGGGAGTACGTTTAGAGAAGGTGACCAGTTTGGGTAACTTTACGTTTTTCGCAGGTCCATGTGGTTCTTTTTCTACTTTCGTAAAAGGGATGGAGAATGAAGTCTGCATTGCAAATTACAAAGGTGATCAGAAGTGTGCAATCTATAATGTCGAAGATGCTTCTAAGAAGATTGTTCTTGATGTCCCGGAATATGGTGTGGATTATACTCCCGTCTGGATTCTAAAGCATTGA
- the LOC113318081 gene encoding sodium/hydrogen exchanger 3-like — translation MLDLLKLQTEYAGVVSINLFVTLLCACIVIGHLLEENRWMNESITAIAIGLCTGFVILLTTGGTSSHLLMFSEDLFFIYLLPPIIFNAGFQVKKKHFFRNFVKIMLFGAVGTFLSFAIVSFGAAQIFKKMDIGGLELGDYLAIGTIFSATDSVCTLQVLNQNETPFLYSLVFGEGVVNDATSVVLFNAIQSFDLTHISSNTALQLLGNFLYLFIISTLLGVFAGLLSAYIIKKLYFGRHSTDREVAIMILMAYLSYMMAELFELSAILTVFFCGIVMSHYTWHNVTDNSRITTKHTFATMSFIAEIFIFLYVGMDALDIERWKVVSTSPGKSIGVSAILLGLAGVGRAASVFPLSFLNNLTKKAPEDKINIKQQVIIWWAGLIRGAVSVALAYKQFAREGYNQTQGTAIMITSTISVVLFTTVVFGLLTKPLIILLIPQKPSSGPTTPNFKSQESPLTFPLLVNEQNLESGQTDAGTQNVLIDQMEGENQNGPRRPRLDRQLSATSTVHQYWRKYDDSFMRPMFGGRGFTQPVAGEPIDPSVTARWPESP, via the exons GGATTATGTACAGGATTTGTGATTCTATTAACTACAGGAGGAACAAGTTCTCATCTTTTAATGTTTAGTGAAGATCTTTTCTTTATATATCTTCTTCCGCCTATTATCTTTAATGCTGG ATTTCAGGTTAAGAAGAAACATTTCTTTCGAAATTTCGTGAAAATTATGCTGTTTGGTGCTGTTGGGACATTTTTATCCTTCGCAATCGTTTCGTTTG GTGCTGCTCAAATATTCAAAAAGATGGACATAGGTGGCTTGGAGTTAGGCGACTATCTCG CAATTGGAACGATATTTTCGGCCACCGACTCTGTTTGCACCTTGCAG GTGCTTAACCAGAACGAGACACCTTTTCTATACAGTTTGGTTTTCGGAGAAGGCGTCGTTAATGATGCCACGTCTGTGGTGCTCTTCAATGCAATCCAGAGCTTTGATCTCACTCACATTAGCTCTAATACTGCGTTGCAGCTCCTAGGCAACTTCTTATATTTGTTTATCATAAGCACATTGCTTGGAGTGTTT GCCGGACTTCTTAGCGCGTACATtatcaaaaaattgtattttggCAG GCACTCAACTGACCGGGAGGTTGCAATTATGATACTTATGGCTTACCTTTCCTATATGATGGCGGAG TTATTTGAGTTAAGTGCTATTCTCACGGTATTCTTTTGTGGGATAGTCATGTCGCATTATACATGGCATAACGTGACTGATAATTCAAGAATCACCACCAA GCATACTTTTGCGACGATGTCATTCATTGCTGAAATATTTATCTTCTTATATGTTGGTATGGATGCTTTGGATATTGAGAGATGGAAAGTTGTTAGTACAAG TCCTGGAAAATCAATTGGGGTTAGCGCAATATTGCTAGGTCTGGCTGGAGTTGGACGAGCAGCTTCTGTTTTCCCTCTTTCCTTCTTAAACAACTTAACTAAAAAAGCACCAGAAGACAAAATTAACATAAAGCAGCAA GTAATTATATGGTGGGCTGGTCTGATCAGAGGTGCCGTATCTGTTGCACTTGCTTATAAACAG TTTGCACGCGAAGGCTACAATCAAACGCAAGGAACTGCTATTATGATCACGAGCACTATAAGTGTCGTTCTTTTCACAACAGTG GTATTTGGATTGCTGACTAAGCCCCTGATAATACTCTTAATACCTCAGAAACCTTCATCCGGGCCAACAACTCCAAATTTTAAATCCCAAGAATCACCCTTAACATTCCCACTCCTAGTTAACGAGCAAAATTTGGAATCTGGTCAGACGGACGCAGGGACTCAAAATGTGCTTATTGATCAGATGGAAGGGGAGAATCAAAATGGACCTAGACGACCAAGACTTGATAGGCAACTCTCCGCTACATCTACGGTACACCAGTACTGGCGTAAGTACGATGATTCATTTATGCGTCCAATGTTTGGTGGCCGAGGTTTCACTCAACCGGTTGCCGGTGAACCAATTGACCCAAGTGTAACTGCTCGTTGGCCTGAGTCACCCTGA